A genomic window from Halorubrum trapanicum includes:
- the prs gene encoding ribose-phosphate diphosphokinase yields the protein MIVPGSSSQQLAAALAAETGRALATPTYDRFPDGEGLAAVPDFDADEAVIVAATDSDEAWVELLQLQDAVREAGATGVTTVVPYMGYARQDASFGDGEPVSARAMARAISTGTDRVVLVNPHEATVADFFDVPVETVDAAGALADPLPADLDDPLFLAPDEGAIDAAATVRDAYGAGETDYFEKHRDRETGAVAVSPSDAPVADRDVVVVDDIIATGSTMSESVAVLTDRGAARVLTACVHPVLAANAVTKLRAAGVDRIVGTDTVERGCSVVSVAPAVANALDSL from the coding sequence ATGATCGTACCCGGGTCCAGCTCGCAGCAGCTCGCGGCCGCGCTCGCCGCGGAGACGGGCCGGGCGCTCGCGACCCCGACATACGACCGGTTCCCGGACGGGGAGGGGCTCGCCGCGGTGCCCGACTTCGACGCCGACGAGGCCGTGATCGTCGCCGCGACCGACTCCGACGAGGCGTGGGTCGAACTGCTCCAACTCCAGGACGCCGTCCGCGAGGCCGGCGCGACGGGCGTGACCACCGTTGTCCCCTATATGGGGTACGCCCGCCAGGACGCCTCGTTCGGCGACGGCGAGCCGGTGTCGGCCCGCGCGATGGCGCGGGCGATCTCGACCGGGACCGACCGCGTCGTCCTCGTCAACCCCCACGAGGCGACCGTCGCCGACTTCTTCGACGTTCCCGTCGAGACGGTCGACGCCGCGGGCGCGCTCGCTGACCCGCTCCCGGCCGACCTCGACGATCCGCTGTTCCTCGCGCCCGACGAGGGCGCGATCGACGCGGCCGCCACCGTTCGCGACGCCTACGGCGCCGGCGAGACGGACTACTTCGAGAAGCACCGCGACCGCGAGACGGGCGCCGTCGCGGTGTCGCCCTCCGACGCGCCGGTCGCCGACCGCGACGTGGTCGTCGTCGACGACATCATCGCGACCGGCTCCACGATGAGCGAGTCGGTCGCCGTGCTCACCGACCGCGGCGCTGCGCGAGTGCTGACCGCCTGCGTCCACCCGGTCCTCGCGGCCAACGCGGTGACGAAGCTGCGCGCCGCCGGCGTCGACCGGATCGTCGGCACCGACACCGTCGAGCGGGGCTGTAGCGTCGTCAGCGTCGCGCCGGCGGTGGCCAATGCGCTCGACTCCCTGTAA
- a CDS encoding maltose acetyltransferase domain-containing protein codes for MEREKERMLAGEAYDPSAPELAADRRRARDRCRRYNATAPTETDRRDRLLGELFGEVRGDATVVPPFRCDYGYNVGVGDGFFANYGCVFLDVAPVAFGENCQLGPGVHVYTATHPIDPDERAAGREFGDPVAVGDDVWIGGRAVLTPGVEVGDGAVVAAGAVVVDDVPARTVVGGNPAEVIREIDDDE; via the coding sequence ATGGAACGCGAGAAGGAGCGGATGCTCGCCGGCGAGGCGTATGACCCGTCGGCTCCCGAACTCGCCGCCGATCGCCGGCGCGCACGGGACCGCTGCCGGCGGTACAACGCCACCGCCCCGACGGAGACCGACCGGCGCGACCGACTCCTCGGCGAGCTGTTCGGCGAGGTCCGCGGCGACGCGACCGTCGTGCCGCCGTTCCGCTGCGACTACGGGTACAACGTCGGCGTCGGCGACGGCTTCTTCGCGAACTACGGCTGCGTCTTTCTCGACGTCGCGCCTGTCGCGTTCGGCGAGAACTGTCAGCTCGGCCCCGGCGTCCACGTGTACACCGCGACGCACCCGATCGACCCCGACGAGCGCGCGGCAGGCCGCGAGTTCGGCGACCCCGTCGCGGTCGGCGACGACGTCTGGATCGGCGGGCGGGCGGTCCTCACGCCCGGCGTCGAGGTCGGCGACGGCGCGGTCGTCGCCGCGGGCGCCGTCGTGGTCGACGACGTGCCGGCGCGGACGGTGGTCGGCGGCAACCCGGCCGAGGTGATCCGGGAAATCGACGACGACGAGTGA
- a CDS encoding LysE family translocator yields MPIFDPPTLVAFVSAAVVVIISPGPDTIYALTESLRRGRYAGAAAACGTATGVLVHTTAAVLGLAAIVRTSALAYTVVKYVGAAYLVYLGVQTFRHDEAFEIRNHLSAENTSLKRSYRQAVTINVSNPKVAVFVLAFFPQFVSQPANVSLQISILGVTYATLSVLYLLIVVMFASRVRHIIVNSKTISRFVQYASGSVLIGFGLKLVTEKQLGA; encoded by the coding sequence ATGCCCATTTTTGATCCTCCGACCCTCGTTGCGTTCGTTTCGGCGGCGGTCGTGGTCATTATTTCTCCCGGCCCCGATACGATATACGCCTTGACAGAGAGTCTCCGTCGCGGGCGCTATGCTGGGGCGGCTGCCGCGTGTGGAACGGCGACGGGAGTCCTCGTTCACACGACAGCAGCGGTACTCGGATTAGCTGCGATTGTCCGAACGTCAGCGCTCGCCTACACCGTCGTGAAATACGTTGGCGCCGCCTATCTCGTCTATCTCGGTGTTCAGACGTTCCGACACGACGAAGCGTTCGAGATCCGGAATCACCTCTCAGCGGAAAACACCTCACTTAAACGGTCATACCGGCAAGCGGTGACGATCAATGTCTCTAATCCAAAGGTTGCCGTCTTCGTCCTCGCGTTCTTCCCACAGTTCGTCTCTCAGCCGGCAAACGTCTCGCTCCAGATCTCCATTCTAGGGGTGACCTACGCTACTCTCAGCGTCCTGTACCTCTTGATCGTGGTAATGTTCGCCAGCCGCGTACGACACATCATCGTTAACTCCAAGACGATTTCTCGGTTTGTACAGTATGCGAGCGGTAGCGTACTGATCGGCTTCGGTTTAAAACTTGTAACCGAGAAGCAGCTCGGCGCGTGA